In one Brassica oleracea var. oleracea cultivar TO1000 chromosome C9, BOL, whole genome shotgun sequence genomic region, the following are encoded:
- the LOC106317109 gene encoding putative cysteine-rich repeat secretory protein 5, with protein sequence MMKIIAHFATALFCSLLFSLQTMSESVQMLTDCNQLSDNFTRTSSYRSNRDSLLSTLRDRSSLESYSNVTVGPSPNTVYGMFLCRGDINRTSCSNCIHAATLSVAETCNSHKGASIFYDECIVQYSNVSFFTLVEDTPAIRRYSPSSYLGSSDFFNQTLPGKIYELILRAFSSSLSSPIPYFAEDREHVTQLEGSYDLEALVQCSPDLDPRNCTECLRLAVEDFFECCSHARLAQIIFPKCLVMYNVSALQPSLGVINGNKIYRRIFITAMATWVFALLGL encoded by the exons ATGATGAAAATCATTGCACACTTTGCTACGGCTCTGTTTTGCTCCCTCTTATTCTCCCTCCAAACCATGTCCGAGTCCGTACAAATGCTTACCGATTGCAACCAATTATCTGACAACTTCACTAGAACTAGCTCGTATCGATCAAACCGCGATAGTCTCCTCTCCACTCTTCGCGACCGTTCTTCCCTCGAAAGCTATTCCAACGTCACGGTCGGTCCAAGCCCAAACACAGTCTATGGCATGTTCCTCTGCAGAGGAGACATCAACAGAACATCTTGTTCAAATTGTATCCATGCCGCAACGTTAAGCGTCGCTGAAACTTGCAATTCTCATAAAGGAGCTTCCATATTCTATGACGAGTGTATAGTTCAATACTCGAACGTTTCTTTCTTCACACTCGTAGAGGATACACCTGCCATTCGTAGATACTCTCCGTCCAGTTATTTGGGTTCTTCTGACTTTTTCAATCAAACACTTCCTGGAAAAATATACGAGCTTATCCTCAGAGCCTTCTCGTCTTCTTTGTCGTCACCAATTCCATATTTTGCTGAGGATCGAGAACATGTGACTCAATTGGAAGGTTCGTATGATTTAGAGGCATTGGTCCAGTGTAGTCCTGATCTTGATCCAAGAAACTGCACTGAATGCTTGAGACTTGCTGTAGAAGATTTCTTTGAGTGTTGCAGCCATGCTCGTTTGGCTCAGATCATCTTTCCTAAATGTCTTGTCATGTATAACGTCTCCGCTTTGCAACCGAGTCTTGGCGTTATAAATG GAAACAAAATATATAGGAGAATTTTCATTACAGCCATGGCAACTTGGGTGTTCGCACTTCTTGGTCTATGA
- the LOC106313922 gene encoding disease resistance protein RML1A-like has product MASSSLKYNLFASFYGQGLRQTFMSHLCRQLNENGITMFTNQDLVRGEPILPSLIQRIRESRISIVVLSQKYASSSSCLNELVEILRCRENMGHIVMTIFYRVDPSHVRNQTGDFGKIFVETCADKTEEERRMWSQALTDVGNIAGEYSLNWDNESKMIEKIVRDVSDKLNATIWTKTGYSTGMAFLVVINLLLEIASAGADQLSSTRKPYFAKVSLLMSFLSLILSTLDFTYKIRAHKARFRFKWPIPCFYYPSRGYNRIFGSSTDAILFFCVIGQLIVSTINCSFTDRRRDGPIKVSVWPLVFAIGMVVSKFMEKPTISKES; this is encoded by the exons ATGGCTTCTTCTTCTTTGAAATACAACCTTTTTGCTAGTTTCTACGGACAAGGCTTGCGCCAGACTTTTATGAGCCATTTATGCAGGCAGTTAAACGAAAATGGGATTACAATGTTCACCAATCAAGATCTCGTGAGAGGCGAACCCATCCTACCTTCTCTCATACAAAGGATCAGGGAATCCAGGATCTCGATCGTGGTGCTGTCGCAGAAATATGCTTCTTCTAGCTCGTGTTTAAACGAATTAGTAGAGATCTTGAGGTGCAGAGAAAATATGGGGCATATAGTGATGACCATCTTCTACCGAGTTGATCCTTCTCATGTTCGGAACCAGACCGGTGATTTTGGTAAGATTTTCGTGGAAACATGTGCTGATAAAACAGAGGAGGAGAGGCGAATGTGGAGTCAAGCTTTGACCGATGTGGGCAACATTGCCGGGGAATACTCCCTTAACTG GGACAACGAATCGAAGATGATTGAAAAGATTGTTAGAGATGTCTCAGACAAACTAAATGCTACAATTTGGACCAAAACCGGGTATTCCACTGGAATGGCCTTCCTCGTCGTCATCAATTTGCTCCTGGAGATTGCATCAGCGGGTGCAGACCAGCTCTCTTCAACTCGCAAGCCTTATTTCGCAAAAGTCTCCTTACTGATGTCATTTCTCTCTCTTATCCTATCCACCCTTGACTTCACTTACAAAATCCGAGCCCATAAAGCTCGTTTCCGATTCAAGTGGCCTATTCCTTGTTTCTACTATCCATCACGTGGCTACAACAGAATCTTTGGTAGTTCCACAGATGCTATCTTATTTTTCTGTGTTATTGGTCAGTTAATAGTGTCCACGATCAATTGTAGCTTTACTGACAGACGACGAGACGGTCCCATCAAAGTATCAGTCTGGCCTCTCGTCTTTGCTATTGGTATGGTAGTCTCCAAGTTCATGGAGAAACCAACCATTTCCAAGGAGAGTTAA